From the genome of Neisseria lisongii, one region includes:
- the alr gene encoding alanine racemase — protein sequence MRPLNAQIRLDYLRENYQTLKNLHGGKMLAVVKADAYGHGAVRCAHALADLADGFAVATLDEAVELRKHGIKQPIVLLEGVFEAEEYAKVDEYRLWPAVGSQWQLEALIAYPWQQPVKVWLKMDSGMHRAGFFPHNYSSAYTALKQCPNVADIVKFSHFACADEPENGMTEMQLEAFDLGCEGLAGEESLANSAAILNVPQARRDWGRAGIALYGISPFGGTDERLKPVMRLVTQVFGERVLQPHSPIGYGATFYTSKSTRVGLIACGYADGYPRRASTDSPVAVDGKRSRVIGRVSMDMMTIELNAAQDGLGHEVELWGDVVNINEVAQAAGTIAYELLCNIKRAKFTYYE from the coding sequence ATGCGCCCACTAAACGCCCAAATCCGCTTGGATTATCTGAGAGAAAACTATCAAACCCTGAAAAATCTTCACGGCGGCAAAATGCTGGCGGTGGTCAAAGCCGATGCCTACGGCCACGGTGCAGTACGCTGCGCCCACGCCTTGGCCGATTTGGCAGACGGTTTTGCTGTCGCCACTTTGGACGAAGCGGTCGAACTACGGAAACACGGTATCAAGCAGCCGATTGTGCTGCTCGAAGGCGTGTTTGAAGCCGAAGAATACGCCAAAGTCGATGAATACCGCCTGTGGCCGGCGGTCGGCAGTCAATGGCAGCTTGAAGCCCTGATTGCCTATCCGTGGCAGCAGCCGGTCAAAGTCTGGCTGAAAATGGATTCGGGTATGCACCGGGCCGGTTTTTTCCCGCACAACTATTCTTCCGCCTATACCGCCCTCAAACAATGCCCGAATGTTGCAGATATCGTCAAATTCAGCCATTTCGCCTGTGCCGACGAACCCGAAAACGGCATGACCGAAATGCAGCTCGAAGCCTTTGATTTGGGCTGCGAGGGCTTGGCAGGCGAAGAAAGCCTCGCCAATTCCGCCGCCATTTTGAACGTGCCTCAGGCTCGGCGGGACTGGGGGCGTGCCGGTATCGCCCTGTACGGCATTTCCCCGTTCGGCGGCACAGACGAACGCCTGAAACCGGTGATGCGGCTGGTTACGCAGGTATTCGGCGAACGGGTTTTGCAGCCACACTCCCCAATCGGCTACGGCGCAACGTTTTACACCAGCAAATCCACCCGTGTCGGCCTGATTGCCTGCGGTTACGCCGACGGCTATCCCCGCCGTGCTTCCACCGACTCGCCCGTTGCCGTGGACGGTAAACGCAGCCGTGTGATCGGCCGAGTGTCGATGGATATGATGACCATCGAACTCAATGCCGCCCAAGATGGCTTAGGGCATGAAGTCGAACTGTGGGGCGATGTGGTCAATATCAACGAAGTCGCCCAAGCCGCCGGTACGATTGCCTACGAATTATTGTGCAACATCAAACGGGCAAAATTCACGTATTATGAATAA
- a CDS encoding ACT domain-containing protein, translated as MSHSVITVIGKDRVGIVYDVSKILAENQINILNISQQLMDDFFTMIILVDTAQCPKSRQEMLDVFAAESQKLALDIRMQNEEIFQAMHRI; from the coding sequence ATGAGCCATTCTGTGATTACCGTTATCGGCAAAGACCGTGTCGGCATTGTCTATGACGTATCCAAAATTCTTGCGGAAAATCAAATCAATATCCTCAATATCAGCCAGCAGCTGATGGATGATTTTTTCACCATGATTATCTTGGTGGATACGGCGCAATGTCCGAAATCCCGTCAGGAAATGTTGGACGTGTTTGCGGCCGAGAGCCAAAAACTGGCACTGGATATCCGTATGCAGAACGAGGAAATTTTCCAAGCCATGCACCGTATTTGA
- a CDS encoding PFL family protein: MSIQSNEILETVKMVADQNFDVRTITIGIDLHDCISSDINELNQNIYNKITTVGKDLVATAKHLSAKYGVPIVNQRISVTPIAQIAAATKAGSYVSIAQTLDKAAKAIGVSFIGGFSALVQKGMSPADEILIRSIPEAMKTTDIVCSSINIGSTRAGINMDAVKLAGETIKRTAEITPEGFGCAKIVVFCNAVEDNPFMAGAFHGSGEADAVINVGVSGPGVVKAALENSNAATLTEVAEVVKKTAFKITRVGELIGHEASKILNIPFGILDLSLAPTPAVGDSVARILEAMGLSVCGTHGTTAALALLNDAVKKGGMMASSAVGGLSGAFIPVSEDEGMIAAAEAGILTLDKLEAMTAVCSVGLDMIAVPGDTPAHTISGIIADEAAIGMINSKTTAVRIIPVTGKTVGESVEFGGLLGYAPIMPVKEGSCEVFVNRGGRIPAPVQSMKN, encoded by the coding sequence ATGAGTATCCAGTCCAACGAGATTTTAGAAACCGTCAAAATGGTTGCCGACCAGAATTTTGACGTACGCACCATCACCATCGGCATTGATTTGCACGACTGTATCAGCAGCGACATCAATGAGTTAAACCAAAATATCTACAACAAAATTACCACCGTCGGCAAAGATTTGGTGGCAACCGCCAAACATCTGTCGGCAAAATACGGCGTACCGATTGTGAACCAGCGCATTTCCGTTACGCCGATTGCCCAAATTGCCGCAGCGACCAAAGCCGGTTCTTACGTCAGCATCGCCCAAACGCTCGACAAAGCCGCCAAAGCCATCGGCGTATCGTTTATCGGCGGCTTTTCCGCCTTAGTGCAGAAAGGCATGTCGCCGGCGGACGAAATCCTGATCCGCTCGATTCCCGAAGCCATGAAAACCACCGATATTGTGTGCAGCTCCATCAATATCGGCAGCACCCGTGCCGGTATCAATATGGATGCGGTCAAACTGGCGGGCGAAACCATCAAGCGTACGGCGGAAATCACCCCCGAAGGGTTCGGCTGTGCCAAAATCGTCGTATTCTGCAATGCCGTTGAAGACAATCCGTTTATGGCAGGCGCATTCCACGGTTCGGGCGAAGCGGATGCAGTGATTAACGTCGGCGTATCCGGTCCGGGCGTGGTGAAAGCGGCTTTGGAAAATTCAAATGCGGCAACGCTGACCGAAGTTGCCGAAGTGGTGAAGAAAACCGCTTTTAAAATCACCCGTGTCGGCGAATTAATCGGACATGAAGCGTCTAAAATCCTCAATATTCCGTTCGGTATTTTGGACTTGTCGCTTGCCCCGACTCCCGCCGTCGGCGATTCCGTCGCCCGCATTCTCGAAGCCATGGGCTTGAGCGTCTGCGGCACGCACGGCACGACAGCGGCTTTGGCATTGCTGAACGATGCCGTGAAAAAAGGCGGTATGATGGCTTCAAGCGCAGTCGGCGGTTTGAGCGGCGCATTTATCCCCGTTTCCGAAGACGAGGGCATGATTGCCGCCGCCGAAGCAGGCATACTGACGCTGGACAAACTCGAAGCTATGACCGCCGTCTGCTCCGTCGGGTTGGACATGATTGCCGTTCCCGGCGACACACCGGCGCACACGATTTCGGGCATTATCGCCGACGAAGCCGCCATCGGTATGATTAACAGCAAAACCACCGCCGTGCGCATCATTCCGGTAACAGGTAAAACCGTCGGCGAAAGCGTCGAATTCGGCGGTTTGCTGGGCTATGCACCGATTATGCCGGTGAAAGAAGGCTCGTGCGAAGTATTCGTGAATCGGGGCGGCCGAATCCCCGCACCGGTGCAGTCGATGAAAAACTGA